A stretch of DNA from candidate division WOR-3 bacterium:
TGACAAAATAGTGGCGACTGGTTATGGACGCGAACTGGTTGAAAATGCCGATAAGATTATTACCGAAATTACCGCATTTGGTAAAGGCGCTTATTATGTTGAGCCGAAAGTGCGCACAATTATTGATATTGGGGGACAGGATTCGAAAATAATTAAAGTCAGCAATGGTAAAGTTGACAGATTTGTGATGAACGACCGTTGTGCGGCCGGGACTGGTAACTTTATTGAAAAGATTGCACAATCAATGAATCTGACATTAGAAGAATTTGGTAAATTGGCGGTTAAATCTGACCGACCTGAAATGATTGATTCGCTATGTGTCGTAATGGCTGAAAGTGAAATCTTAAGTTTGATTGAACAAGGAAAATCGCAAGAAGATATCGCTGCCGGAATTTGTGACTCTTTGATTCGAAGAATAAGAAGTGTTGGCGCACAAGTAGGTATAGAAGCGCCTATCCTTTTTTGCGGTGGCGGTGCGTTGAATCCCGGACTGGTAAAATCAATGCGCAGAATTTTAGGTGAAATAATCGTATCA
This window harbors:
- a CDS encoding acyl-CoA dehydratase activase, which encodes MVLGLDVGTSYTKAILFSDKIEKKLVVKTAFKPRQAIEMIKSHLQGYDKIVATGYGRELVENADKIITEITAFGKGAYYVEPKVRTIIDIGGQDSKIIKVSNGKVDRFVMNDRCAAGTGNFIEKIAQSMNLTLEEFGKLAVKSDRPEMIDSLCVVMAESEILSLIEQGKSQEDIAAGICDSLIRRIRSVGAQVGIEAPILFCGGGALNPGLVKSMRRILGEIIVSPEAQFIGAIGAALSI